The genome window GAATAGTGACCGGGTGTACCATCTCAGTTGTCCTGTTTGTGATGGGCATGAACCTCATAATCAACcctgcaaacaaagaaacccgCGGGCCTAAGACATCTACAGGGTTACACCTGCCAACAAACAGAGGCTTCATGGACGATCTAACAGTGACaacacagacacacatacaagCAAGATGGGTACTGAAAGTATTGGAGGAGGCAGCCACCTGGGCTAGAATGAATTTCAAACCCAAGAAGTCCAGAAGTCTGGTCATCAAGCGCGGATCAGTCACAAAATGGTTCACCCTACAAGTCCAAGGGGAAGACATACCATCAATTATGGACAGTCCCATAAAGTGCCTGGGCAAGTGGTTTGATTCGAGCCTTAGTGACAAAGCAAACGTAGAGCGCATCAGATCACAGCTCCAGGAAGGGCTGAAACAAATTGACAAATCCGCTTTACCAGGAAAGTTCAAGGCATGGCTCTTCCAGAATGCACTTCTCCCCAGACTGATGTGGCCCCTTATGCTATATGAAATACCGACATCCTCTGTCGAATGCTTGGAGAGAAAGATCAGCAAACACCTGCGCCGATGGCTGGGAATACCACCAAGCTTTACCAGCATCGGATTGTATGGGCGATCGAACCAGCTACAACTCCCGCTATCATCACTAGTGGAGGAGTTCAAAGTTGCAAAGACACGACTGGTAGTGACGCTCAAGCAATCGCAGGACAGTTCAATTCGAAATGCTGGGATTGAAACTAGGACAGGGAGAAAGTGGTCAGCAAGCCAAGCAGTCGAACAGGCCGAGAAAAGACTCCAGCAAAAAGACATTGTCGGCATCACAGCTGTAGGCAGACAGGGGCTAGGCAGCTCCAAGATAACATTATGGAGCTCTGCTGGAAACATGGAAAGGAGGAGAATGGTGCAAGATGAAGTCAGAGCAGCAGGAAAAGAAGACAGAAGAGCGAAAGCTGTGGCTATGGGTGCCCAAGGTGCGTGGACGAAATGGACAACGACAGAAAGAAAACTGACCTGGGCTGATATTTGGAGCTACGAACCACTGAGGATAGCGTTCCTGCTCAGATCAGTCTATGACCTGCTACCGTGACCCTCAAACCTGCACATATGGGGTCTACAGGATCACCCCAAGTGCCAATTGTGTGACAAGACAGGAACCATGGAACATATTCTGTCATCGTGCACCACAGCCCTCACCCAAGGACGCtacaggtggagacacgacaGTGTTCTTCAGGAACTTGCTGACAAGTTGGAGCGCGAGAGGACCAAGAAGAGGCCCAGACAGAAACCCCAAATGATTCAGTTCGTGAAGGAAGGACAAAAGGCGTCTAAAAAACTGCAGCCTACCAGTTCTGTATTAGATGAATCTGATCAGTGGGAAATGTCTGTTGACCTGAAGCAAAAGCTAGTGTTCCCGAACATTATCCAGACAACATTAAGGCCTGACATTGTGTTGTGGTCCACTAAAGATAAGTGTCTGATCATGGTTGAACTGACAGTCCCTTGGGAATCTCGTTGTGAAGAGGCCTTCGAACGGAAAAAGGCCAAGTATACATACCTGAAAGAACAGTGCAGAGAGAAAGGATGGCGAGTGTGGCTCTACCCTGTGGAAATTGGCACTAGAGGATTCCCAGCACAGTCGCTGTGGAGAATGTTCAATGCCTTGTGCATCAAAGGAGCAGACAGGAAGAGCAGTGGGTAAACTGAGCCTAGCAGCAGAAAGGGCATCCAGTTGGTTGTGGAtgaagagagaggagaggagctGGAAGCCTACCACTAACacgtagtgtctgatcaacactgcggGCCCGCCGCCTGGAGAGTGTCCTGTGATTGAAGGGCCGAAACACTTGTTGATAGGCGGTTCTCagctgatgatgttgatggtttTAGCAGTACAGAACTGTATCTCACTCACCActgaattatttttcataagaaactaagtcgacaaaacttaagcttcaaaattatacgaccttcaacctttaaatctagtcatatgacataatttttcgccatccgtataatgaatcagctgattgatggcgtcataaaatgacatacttattgcgtcattcccccattttttttgacgatttattataaacgcgacttatttcacatgttttctacatgtactgtatgtcgacatatctgaattgtcaattgatcacattttccttatttcgtgtaatgtgcattgtttataaccaaagcatatacttttgacatttaacttaaatattaagaatgtacaacaagccatacacatatcgcacagttcatgaataatctgctatgtttgctttcctatttaattcacgttaggcatagagctgtgtaaagtataagatggtaaaaatagcaccacactggaattgggaacgtcccattttgtacaagggtattttctactcatttatctgttttgTACTGGAATGTTtgccattctttgtgtatttatatattaaattattttctcgtacaataaaggcatttaccatagataaataaaacagtgtgcaagtttaaacataattatgtttgtatgcagaaatctgcaaatgcaaccgagtttaccaacggctattattagataaactgctccggttcaattgaacagcagtaatgtagagtacatgacgtagcgtgtgacgaagaagaaagtttatcgcgttcataaactcatttgaataaagtgatagaatggcataagggtctttatttaactatgctaaaataattattaaagaccctagatgcaaaatcgtcaattattaagttaaatggattattagatggattttaaaggaaattaaaggtaagatactagttcttacgtgttttgattattgtttgtacttttgtcgttccctgttctcggggaaatgattttaacatgggcgccatcaCAGGTGGAAGttacgtacccaggatagtatttttcatatatatattttttaggagcccaatatattcaaattaatgtataaaatcatgtttaatgagaaaaaattgacaaagagccatgaaaaaaaaatccccaccctctgatattggaattataacaaggtcattaactagactttattatagacctgtcttcgcgggccgcaaacatgtcaaaaatagctttaatccaaagcatcccttgatcctactatgggcaattggacaacctttcaagaaaagttaacttcaaaaatatctgtccagccgttaactcacagtcggtcgaaaaccgagcaatatttcgagtccgtttgtcaacacgaataaatcttctacagattttcaaacaatattttttagtttttgccccttaatcgatagctcccgtcctattcctttgaaacaacgaagcgtgtcaaataatgcatgcatatgcaaccacttacccctaaaaacttattccaatacaatcagaatgaaaagtaatttccatttattcacatttattaaaacatcgttgttgttgttgattgcatATTTATGTGCGCATCCTTAAAtttgtcgtccgaagtcggaaaacgtattgccctgtatattttgtcaaataaagtgtcagtcgctgcaattgtctgtttactcgtcaaaattgtcaaggtcttcattagctaaagaaacttcagcgtacagtttattcagtattgacagacctgtacaaagtcgcgccagtcaaaaatcataaaaagcgacatttaaagttatggtagccagaacaaggtcgtcgatggtgtacatgtatgttgacatcgacagcattttgtcaggagcaatcgccgccatattggattttgatcattttctttcgaaaataaaatgaattaaagtaaagtaaaatcttcttttcgcggtcgtaatgtgttaaaactcgcatactgcgtaaaattgaatgcaggcatatggtgatatttttacttgttttacagtttgtgtgtgaattttttaaagactattttgcgtaccagaacaaatacatgtatagcactacgcatggttacatttgttagattttaagcgcttttatgactgaattaaaatgaatgttaaggttattagatctatttatgttaaatgtcacgttgaaaaaatcaaatgggataaatagaatactaggattagcgttgaatacagagaagtttatgttgctcggctcgaacaccgaaagcgctcgccaaggctcgcgcttccggcgttctaagcctcgcaacataaacttctctgtattcaacgctaacctagtattctctatctaTCCCACGTGCAGATGTAATAATGCAAGTTGCCAACCAAATTGGGACTAGTAAAAGCTCATATTACAGctagttgctgtaacaaatttacaatcacaatcagtctttgattttgtgcaatgacaatgatagattttagagtaacaatagctctcatgttgatataatatgtttgaatgttgaagacattttacctatactcactttattacagaatgcattttaaatgattaatattCCATTCCACAATAACGGCTTAAAATAACTGCatgaatttattaatttgtaaatagttaCCATGGTAACCACAAAGTTTTAATCATAGTCATGTAACTAACTCTGTAATATTTATGATCcctgaatgttttgtttttttgataagttttatgatatgaaatcgtaaaattaaattatatatatatagctaataaggttgcatcaacatatgaagtttgaatgttgtatattcatttgttcaaaaaaaaatcatgaaaataaatcgggcggacaaacagacaaaaaatcgggacggacgtaacatactgggacagggacggtcgggacaaactgattcctatatagccgccaaacagactttgtggcggtatattaatgtgtgtgtgtggggggggggggggggcaacactaGCATTGTGATACAATGTAATTTTAGCACAAACTGGCAAACGAGTTAGTTATTAAGATAAAACTATCAGCTTTACATATCTAAAGTGGATATGgaataaccacattatatataagacaatggattcaagtttctgaaatgatgttggatgaaagTCAAATAATATAATTGAATGTATTATTAAGCATTAAAAGtaaatttgtatgcatatgtgcccacatacacatactataggcctctacaaagcaaagaaattgcattaaaatggctgaaaattaggttttttgtcacgaaaaagaattaaaaagtcactgcccacatatggtttcctggtcttccctagatggtatcaatgttttcccaacatggtcattaaaaacgcaaatttctccacactAAATatttttctggagaaaccctgctgagaggttcaGGCAGACATGTGAAAGGTTGTATAAATCCTtcaattattgtagtggcttgcaaattaaatcAGTTTtgtctcccctaaatgcctgaacatggcccgttttgccctatcttctacttcagggagccacatttcgctcattttttaagaaaatttgccaGGATTTtgtctacatgtaggccaatacctttgttatcaatgttaatacacagttgtttcaaattggactttgaaaaatgtattttttccaatttacttaccctatgtaagttcatgccaaaatgaacagcactgtcccctatggtattacacgacccgcaacgtatcgggtttcctggggtgcaTTTAAGAAAGCTGAAATGTTGCTCTTTCTAAATATCTAATTTATATGTCAAtgcataacatattaaaaaaggtATGACGAGTTAACACAACGTAATTACGGTTTGTCTTCCAACTGCGGCTGAGTTTCGGGTAAAAAATATCGTCACCTTCACTGTAAATATGTATTATTGCTCTGTCATTTTTAGTAagaaattttacaaatatcattCATTAGAAAGCTTATACATTGGCGTTTTTTCtgttattttcaattgtttatttgaacTAGTCAATGTATTGCGCCGAGTTAATACCAACAGTACCAGCAGCCGCGGTCGATTTAAGCGGCTTCGAGACGCGATCTTCAATTTGAGATCATCaaatatttaccatttttatttaaatattgaagaagTAACCATCGTACGAAAGCTTTAAAATTGATTGTTTACATGAAGAAATTTAATGAGAAAAGAGATGAAAAATATTACGGAAATTGCGATACCAATTTGTTGTGTTTTCAATCGCGTCAGATATTGCATCTGTGATTTCCCATCAGTTGCTTAAAACTATTCACAAAGagacgtttatttatataaatgaattatctaatacaaacatcaatttaattttttaaaagattaattatattaaagtgtATAAAAAACACACGTGCGTCTACTGTAATAACAAGTCTTTAGCCTACATTATTCAATCAGTACAGGAATATTCTCAAAATAAATTTGTCACACATCAAACACACATGAACAACTTCTCACATATTGACCTTTGATAGGCCGCTTTATTTGACAAACAAGTACAATCACAATAGATCTTTGCAACAAATTTAGAAATTGCTTTAATCATGATAATTAGCATGCGTCCTTTAAATTGTTCCGACATTGACTGTTTTCACGCCGTTTCCATTTTCGGTATTGCActaaaaattcaaacaaaaacaattaatgtAACCTTAATTATAATGTTCATTAGTTTTTAAGTACAATCTCAGTGTTGTTCAGTATTGCATAAAGTAAAGATGATTTTGTTAATTTCTCAGATATTGAGAAGCTTGAAAAGGTATTAGGTGATTTT of Dreissena polymorpha isolate Duluth1 chromosome 15, UMN_Dpol_1.0, whole genome shotgun sequence contains these proteins:
- the LOC127859609 gene encoding uncharacterized protein LOC127859609, producing MINAYFSGMKLRFMVGEKMTAWQRLEKGIVTGCTISVVLFVMGMNLIINPANKETRGPKTSTGLHLPTNRGFMDDLTVTTQTHIQARWVLKVLEEAATWARMNFKPKKSRSLVIKRGSVTKWFTLQVQGEDIPSIMDSPIKCLGKWFDSSLSDKANVERIRSQLQEGLKQIDKSALPGKFKAWLFQNALLPRLMWPLMLYEIPTSSVECLERKISKHLRRWLGIPPSFTSIGLYGRSNQLQLPLSSLVEEFKVAKTRLVVTLKQSQDSSIRNAGIETRTGRKWSASQAVEQAEKRLQQKDIVGITAVGRQGLGSSKITLWSSAGNMERRRMVQDEVRAAGKEDRRAKAVAMGAQGAWTKWTTTERKLTWADIWSYEPLRIAFLLRSVYDLLP